From the Pseudarthrobacter sp. MM222 genome, one window contains:
- a CDS encoding dihydroorotase: MASQQQDTGTNGAYLIRGAAILGGAPEDLLIRDGFIAERGQDLSAEGATVIEAAGLVALPGMVDIHTHLREPGREDAETVETGTRAAALGGYTAVHAMANSTPVADTAGVVEQVLTLGRTAGWVDVRPVGAVTVGLAGEQLAELGAMADSRAHVRVFSDDGICVSDPVLMRRALEYVKAFDGVVAQHAQEPRLTAGAQMNEGEVSAVLGLTGWPAVAEESIIARDVLLAQHVGSRLHVCHVSTAGSVEIIRWAKSRGVNVTAEVTPHHLWLTDELARSYDPVYKVNPPLRTDADVQALRAALADGTIDVVGTDHAPHPSEHKECEWAQAAMGMTGLETALSVVQHTMIETGLMGWSDFARVTSTAPAEIGRLEDQGRPLDAGEPANVTLVDPAARWTVDPSKMATMGRNSPFAGRELPGKVVATFFKGHPTVLDGKLNTPYRWLPAVPGTPDTAAVGRD, encoded by the coding sequence ATGGCATCACAGCAACAGGACACCGGCACCAACGGCGCCTACCTGATCCGCGGAGCCGCCATCCTCGGCGGAGCCCCTGAAGACCTCCTGATCCGGGACGGCTTCATCGCCGAACGCGGCCAGGACCTTTCCGCGGAGGGCGCCACCGTTATCGAGGCCGCCGGGCTCGTGGCCCTGCCAGGCATGGTGGACATCCACACGCACCTGCGCGAACCCGGCCGCGAGGACGCCGAAACGGTCGAGACCGGGACCCGCGCCGCGGCCCTGGGCGGTTACACGGCCGTGCACGCCATGGCCAACAGCACCCCGGTGGCGGACACCGCCGGCGTCGTCGAACAGGTACTGACCCTGGGCCGCACGGCCGGCTGGGTGGATGTCCGCCCGGTAGGCGCCGTCACCGTGGGCCTCGCCGGGGAACAGCTCGCCGAACTCGGCGCGATGGCCGATTCCCGCGCCCACGTGCGGGTTTTCTCTGACGACGGCATCTGCGTCTCCGACCCCGTGCTGATGCGCCGCGCGCTCGAATACGTCAAGGCGTTCGACGGCGTCGTGGCCCAGCACGCGCAGGAACCCCGGCTCACCGCCGGTGCCCAGATGAACGAGGGCGAAGTGTCCGCCGTCCTGGGGCTCACGGGCTGGCCCGCCGTCGCCGAGGAAAGCATCATTGCCCGCGACGTCCTCCTCGCCCAGCACGTCGGTTCGCGGCTGCACGTCTGCCATGTCTCCACCGCCGGCTCCGTGGAAATCATCCGCTGGGCCAAGTCCCGCGGCGTCAACGTCACCGCCGAGGTCACCCCGCACCACCTCTGGCTCACGGACGAGCTGGCCCGCAGCTATGACCCCGTCTACAAGGTCAACCCGCCGCTGCGTACCGACGCTGACGTCCAGGCCCTGCGCGCCGCGCTGGCCGACGGAACCATCGACGTCGTCGGCACGGACCACGCCCCGCATCCGAGCGAACACAAGGAATGCGAATGGGCGCAGGCCGCCATGGGCATGACCGGACTGGAAACGGCGCTGTCCGTGGTGCAGCACACCATGATCGAAACCGGCCTGATGGGCTGGTCGGACTTCGCCCGCGTCACCTCCACCGCCCCTGCCGAGATCGGCCGGCTGGAGGATCAGGGCCGCCCGCTCGACGCCGGGGAACCCGCCAACGTCACACTCGTGGACCCGGCTGCGCGCTGGACCGTGGACCCTTCTAAGATGGCAACCATGGGCCGTAACTCACCGTTTGCCGGCCGGGAACTCCCGGGCAAGGTGGTGGCGACGTTCTTCAAGGGCCACCCCACCGTCCTCGACGGCAAACTCAACACCCCGTACCGGTGGCTCCCCGCCGTACCGGGCACGCCCGACACCGCAGCGGTAGGCCGCGACTGA
- a CDS encoding PH-like domain-containing protein — protein sequence MVKDLSLLFTLVLIGVALTLIWLGWRNRLRRQADVDPLPQIPAELGSPLAAADGQYVASTTAGDWLDRIAVHNLGIRTNAELSVHAEGVLFERSGAGPVFIPADRLTGVRQESGMAGKFVEKDGLLVLSWMLGAHELDTGFRTRHADDKTTLLNALQDLISAAPQANADSGK from the coding sequence ATGGTCAAGGACCTTTCATTGCTCTTCACGCTGGTCCTGATCGGCGTCGCGCTAACGCTGATCTGGCTCGGCTGGCGGAACCGCCTGCGCCGCCAGGCCGACGTCGATCCCTTGCCCCAGATCCCTGCGGAGCTCGGCTCCCCGCTGGCGGCAGCCGACGGCCAGTACGTCGCCTCCACCACCGCCGGTGACTGGCTGGACCGCATCGCGGTCCACAACCTCGGCATCCGGACCAACGCCGAACTCAGCGTCCACGCCGAAGGAGTGCTCTTCGAGCGCTCCGGCGCCGGCCCGGTCTTCATCCCGGCCGACCGGCTCACCGGCGTCCGCCAGGAAAGCGGCATGGCCGGAAAGTTCGTCGAAAAGGACGGACTCCTGGTGCTCAGCTGGATGCTGGGCGCCCATGAGCTGGACACCGGGTTCCGCACCCGGCACGCCGACGACAAAACGACCCTCCTCAACGCCCTGCAAGATCTGATCTCCGCAGCCCCTCAGGCGAATGCCGATAGTGGAAAGTAA
- a CDS encoding aspartate carbamoyltransferase catalytic subunit: MRHLLSTEDLSLHNAVRILDTAEEMAAVGEREVKKLPALRGRTVVNLFFEDSTRTRISFEAAAKRLSADVINFAAKGSSVSKGESLKDTAQTLAAMGADAVVIRHWASGAPHRLAATDWIDAAVINAGDGTHEHPTQALLDAFTMRRHWSKLAGTPSAGADLTGMRVAIAGDVLHSRVARSNVWLLRTLGAEVTLVAPPTLLPIGVEKWPCTVSYDLDETLAKGVDAIMMLRVQGERMNASFFPTTREYSRRWGFDDNRLRALDRLGFKDTIILHPGPMNRGLEISSAAADSPRSTVLAQVRNGVSIRMAALYLLLSGDTREPAANSTKESH, translated from the coding sequence CGAAGACCTGAGCCTGCACAACGCCGTCCGCATCCTCGACACCGCCGAGGAAATGGCCGCCGTGGGGGAGCGGGAGGTCAAAAAGCTCCCCGCGCTGCGCGGCCGCACCGTGGTGAACCTGTTCTTCGAGGATTCCACCCGCACCCGGATCTCCTTCGAGGCCGCCGCCAAGCGGCTCTCGGCGGACGTCATCAACTTCGCCGCGAAGGGCTCGTCCGTGTCCAAGGGCGAGTCGCTCAAGGACACCGCCCAGACCCTTGCCGCCATGGGCGCCGACGCCGTCGTCATCCGGCACTGGGCTTCCGGAGCGCCGCACCGGCTCGCCGCCACGGACTGGATCGACGCCGCCGTCATCAACGCCGGCGACGGCACCCACGAACACCCCACCCAGGCGCTGCTGGACGCCTTCACGATGCGCCGGCACTGGTCCAAGCTCGCCGGAACCCCGTCCGCCGGGGCCGACCTCACAGGCATGCGGGTTGCGATCGCCGGCGACGTGCTGCACTCCCGGGTGGCCCGCTCCAACGTCTGGCTGCTGCGCACCCTGGGCGCCGAGGTCACCCTCGTGGCGCCCCCGACGCTGCTGCCGATCGGCGTCGAAAAGTGGCCCTGCACCGTCAGCTATGACCTCGACGAGACGCTCGCCAAGGGCGTGGACGCCATCATGATGCTCCGGGTGCAGGGGGAACGGATGAACGCCTCGTTCTTCCCCACGACGCGCGAATACTCCCGCCGGTGGGGCTTCGACGACAACCGGCTCCGGGCCCTGGACCGGCTGGGCTTCAAGGACACCATCATTCTGCACCCCGGCCCGATGAACCGGGGGCTGGAAATTTCCTCCGCCGCCGCGGACTCGCCCCGTTCCACTGTGCTCGCACAGGTCCGGAACGGCGTCTCCATCCGCATGGCCGCGCTTTACCTGCTGCTCTCCGGGGACACCCGCGAACCAGCTGCCAATTCCACGAAGGAGAGCCACTGA
- the carA gene encoding glutamine-hydrolyzing carbamoyl-phosphate synthase small subunit translates to MPIVESNNVTENPTVTEAEATANAAASTPAALVLEDGRIFRGTSYGATGTALGEAVFATGMTGYQETITDPSYARQLVVQTAPHIGNTGVNKDDAESRRIWVAGYIVRDAARRPSNWRSERSLDAELVEQGVVGIQGVDTRAITRHLREHKTMRAGIFSGDAVLATDKELVDTVLASAPMEGSRLAEEVSVDKAYTVEPKDWGWDKEPLFSIAAIDLGIKRMTPIRLAERGIRVHVLPATSTIEDVNAVNPDGFFMSNGPGDPATADNQVKLLRSVLDEKIPYFGICFGNQILGRALGFGTYKLRYGHRGINQPVMDRRTGKVEITSQNHGFAVDAPLNGATQAPEERFGRVEVSHVSLNDDVVEGLSCLDIPAFSVQYHPEAASGPHDAAYLFDRFIDLMADSKKEAAAASPTTSTESKTEDKK, encoded by the coding sequence ATGCCGATAGTGGAAAGTAACAACGTGACGGAAAACCCCACAGTGACAGAAGCGGAAGCGACGGCAAACGCAGCCGCCTCCACCCCCGCGGCCCTCGTGCTCGAGGACGGACGGATCTTCCGTGGCACCAGCTACGGCGCCACCGGAACCGCCCTCGGCGAGGCTGTGTTCGCCACCGGGATGACCGGCTACCAGGAGACCATCACCGATCCCTCGTATGCCCGCCAGCTGGTGGTCCAGACCGCCCCGCACATCGGCAACACCGGCGTGAACAAGGACGACGCCGAGTCCCGGCGGATCTGGGTGGCCGGCTACATCGTCCGGGATGCTGCCCGCCGCCCGTCCAACTGGCGCTCCGAGCGGTCCCTCGACGCCGAACTGGTGGAGCAGGGCGTCGTCGGCATCCAGGGCGTGGACACCCGCGCCATCACCCGCCACCTGCGCGAACACAAAACCATGCGCGCCGGGATCTTCTCGGGCGACGCCGTCCTGGCCACGGACAAGGAACTCGTGGACACCGTTTTGGCCAGCGCCCCGATGGAAGGCTCCCGCCTCGCGGAGGAAGTCAGCGTGGACAAGGCCTACACGGTCGAGCCGAAGGACTGGGGCTGGGACAAAGAGCCGCTGTTCAGCATCGCGGCGATCGACCTCGGAATTAAGCGGATGACCCCGATCCGCCTCGCCGAACGCGGCATACGGGTGCACGTGCTGCCGGCCACCTCGACCATCGAGGACGTCAACGCGGTCAACCCGGACGGCTTTTTCATGTCCAATGGTCCGGGCGACCCGGCCACAGCGGACAACCAGGTGAAGCTGCTCCGCTCGGTGCTGGACGAGAAGATCCCGTACTTCGGCATCTGCTTCGGCAACCAGATCCTGGGCCGCGCCCTGGGCTTCGGCACCTACAAGCTCCGCTACGGGCACCGCGGCATCAACCAGCCGGTGATGGACCGCCGCACCGGCAAGGTGGAGATCACCTCGCAGAACCACGGCTTCGCCGTCGACGCTCCGCTTAACGGCGCCACCCAGGCTCCCGAAGAGCGGTTCGGCCGTGTCGAAGTCAGCCATGTGAGCCTCAACGACGACGTCGTCGAAGGCCTGTCCTGCCTCGACATTCCGGCTTTCTCGGTGCAGTACCACCCCGAGGCCGCCTCCGGCCCGCACGACGCCGCCTACCTCTTCGACCGCTTCATCGACCTGATGGCGGACAGCAAGAAGGAAGCCGCCGCTGCTTCTCCCACGACTTCCACCGAATCCAAGACTGAGGACAAGAAGTAA